From Micromonospora rhizosphaerae, the proteins below share one genomic window:
- a CDS encoding AfsR/SARP family transcriptional regulator → MRHTLYVYIARLRGLIAAAAAADGTVAAVVRRSRGYVLDVDPDRVDVHRFRRLVEQARDPHCPDTKRVALLRQALALWRGTPLADLPGDWAARVREGLQQQRLDAVVCWAEAELRRGNAGDLVGPLTDLIAEHPLVEPLAALLMRALHSTGRTATALDCYVAMRRRLVDQVGMEPGAELQQLHRAILRGDLDQASGWGRERSGHAVPAQLPLDVHGFAGRDTELCQLDAILTAAGEEPTTVAILALTGTAGVGKTALAMHWAHRVANRFPDGQLYVNLRGFDANSPATRPDEALRALLDALQVPPQRVPASLAAQVGLYRSLLADRRVLVVLDNASDADQVRPLLPGSPGCLVVVTSRNQLPGLVAAEGAHPLTLGLLSTDDARQMLARRLGPERVAAEPRSVDDIIARCAQLPLALAIVAARAATHPEFPLGMLVADLGDSSGGLEPFSGGDPSTDVRAVFSWSYRTLSPSAARLFRLLAVHPGPDIATTAAASLIGAPPGQVRPLLAELARAHLVTEHPAGRFAFHDLLRAYATELVEAVDADTDRSAGACPRP, encoded by the coding sequence GTGCGGCACACGCTGTACGTCTACATCGCCCGGCTGCGAGGGTTGATCGCCGCGGCCGCGGCCGCCGATGGAACCGTGGCGGCCGTCGTGCGCCGCTCGCGTGGGTACGTGCTGGACGTCGACCCCGACCGGGTGGACGTGCACCGGTTCCGTCGGCTGGTCGAGCAGGCCCGCGACCCGCATTGTCCGGACACGAAGCGGGTGGCACTGCTGCGGCAGGCGCTCGCCCTGTGGCGGGGTACCCCCCTGGCGGACCTGCCGGGTGACTGGGCGGCGCGGGTGCGCGAGGGGTTGCAGCAGCAGCGCCTCGACGCGGTCGTGTGCTGGGCAGAGGCCGAGCTGCGCCGGGGCAACGCCGGCGATCTGGTCGGCCCGTTGACCGACCTCATCGCCGAACACCCCTTGGTGGAGCCCCTTGCCGCGCTGCTGATGCGGGCACTGCACTCGACCGGGCGCACCGCAACCGCCCTGGACTGCTACGTCGCGATGCGCCGACGGCTGGTCGACCAGGTGGGCATGGAACCCGGCGCCGAACTGCAGCAGCTGCACCGGGCGATCCTGCGTGGCGACCTCGACCAGGCATCCGGATGGGGACGGGAGAGAAGCGGGCACGCCGTACCGGCGCAACTGCCGCTGGATGTGCACGGCTTCGCCGGCCGAGACACGGAACTGTGCCAGCTCGACGCGATCCTGACAGCGGCCGGCGAGGAACCCACCACGGTGGCCATCCTCGCCCTGACCGGTACCGCCGGGGTGGGAAAGACCGCGCTGGCGATGCACTGGGCCCACCGGGTGGCCAACCGGTTCCCGGACGGGCAGCTGTATGTGAACCTGCGGGGTTTCGACGCGAACTCACCCGCCACCCGCCCAGACGAGGCGCTACGTGCTCTTCTCGACGCGTTGCAGGTGCCGCCGCAGCGCGTGCCCGCCAGCCTGGCGGCACAGGTCGGCCTGTACCGCAGCCTGCTCGCCGACCGGAGAGTGCTGGTGGTGCTGGACAACGCCAGCGACGCGGACCAGGTCCGTCCGCTCCTGCCCGGCTCCCCCGGCTGCCTCGTCGTCGTGACCAGTCGCAATCAACTTCCGGGCCTGGTCGCCGCCGAGGGCGCTCACCCGTTGACGCTCGGCCTGCTCTCGACCGACGATGCGCGGCAGATGTTGGCCCGCCGCCTCGGACCGGAGCGCGTGGCGGCCGAACCTCGGTCGGTGGACGACATCATCGCCCGGTGCGCGCAACTGCCGCTGGCCCTGGCCATCGTGGCCGCCCGCGCCGCGACCCATCCGGAGTTTCCCCTTGGCATGCTCGTCGCCGACCTGGGCGACAGCTCCGGTGGCCTCGAGCCGTTCAGCGGCGGGGACCCGAGCACCGACGTGCGGGCCGTTTTCTCCTGGTCGTACCGGACGCTCAGCCCGAGCGCGGCCCGCCTGTTCCGGCTCCTGGCCGTTCACCCCGGCCCGGACATCGCCACGACCGCCGCGGCCAGCCTGATCGGTGCGCCGCCGGGGCAGGTGCGTCCGCTGCTGGCCGAGCTGGCCCGGGCGCACCTGGTGACCGAGCACCCTGCCGGCCGGTTCGCGTTCCACGACCTGCTGCGTGCCTACGCCACCGAACTCGTCGAAGCGGTCGACGCCGACACGGACCGGAGCGCGGGCGCTTGCCCGCGTCCTTGA